From the genome of Marixanthomonas ophiurae, one region includes:
- a CDS encoding sterol desaturase family protein, whose protein sequence is MQDFLTFFETMPIWMKAAWVFFVLALFWVLEGYYSLINLKYKKWKHAKTNLILLAFVMVINAVFGIATAAIFIWLNDSQFGLLHLFEAPIFVELLLSLLVLDFIAQYGVHYLLHKVPAMWRLHIVHHSDKHVDATTGTRHHPFDFIIRETFALIAVVIMGMPIAFYLFYRILSVLFTYWTHANISLPAWLDKGISYVFVTPNMHKFHHHYQLPWTDSNFGNMFSIWDRLFGTFVYDDTKKIKYGVDLADHIDDENIFTQLGIPFNKTVVSKGKESH, encoded by the coding sequence ATGCAAGACTTCTTAACCTTTTTTGAAACCATGCCTATCTGGATGAAAGCCGCCTGGGTATTTTTTGTGTTGGCGTTATTTTGGGTGTTAGAAGGGTACTACAGTTTAATAAACTTAAAGTATAAGAAGTGGAAGCACGCCAAAACCAATCTTATTTTACTGGCTTTTGTCATGGTTATCAACGCCGTTTTCGGTATTGCTACCGCAGCTATTTTCATTTGGCTGAACGATTCGCAATTTGGCTTATTACACCTTTTTGAAGCACCTATTTTTGTTGAATTGTTATTGTCACTTTTAGTATTGGATTTTATAGCGCAATACGGTGTGCATTACTTGTTGCACAAAGTTCCAGCAATGTGGCGGCTGCATATTGTACATCACAGCGATAAACATGTAGACGCTACCACAGGAACCCGCCATCATCCATTTGATTTTATTATCCGTGAAACGTTTGCCCTCATTGCCGTCGTCATTATGGGCATGCCAATCGCTTTTTATTTATTCTATCGTATTTTAAGTGTACTTTTTACGTATTGGACGCACGCTAATATCAGTCTGCCTGCTTGGTTGGATAAAGGAATTAGCTATGTATTTGTAACACCTAATATGCATAAGTTTCATCACCATTATCAACTCCCTTGGACGGACAGTAACTTCGGGAATATGTTTTCCATTTGGGACCGATTATTTGGGACATTCGTATATGATGACACCAAGAAAATTAAATATGGAGTGGACCTAGCCGATCATATTGATGACGAGAATATCTTCACACAATTAGGAATTCCTTTTAACAAAACAGTGGTTTCAAAAGGAAAAGAAAGCCATTAA